A DNA window from Fusobacterium sp. contains the following coding sequences:
- a CDS encoding CoB--CoM heterodisulfide reductase iron-sulfur subunit B family protein: MKFSYYPGCTLKTKAQDLEKYALDSAAALGVELEEQKDWQCCGAVFPLGSDEIATKLSSVRSLAASYAKGEKLVTICSACHHVIKRTNEELKSNEDMRRKVNNYLQLENNYSGEGEVIHYLEMLRDEIGFDKIGEKVVNPLNRKIAAYYGCMLLKPKKAMNFDDPENPSIIENFIKALGGTPVLYPYRTECCGAYLAVNNKELTEKMSSKIIKSALDNGAEEIVTACPLCKYNLELKDTTSVSYFSEILAEALGVK, encoded by the coding sequence ATGAAATTTAGCTATTATCCTGGTTGTACTTTAAAAACTAAAGCACAAGACCTTGAGAAATATGCCTTAGATTCAGCTGCTGCTTTAGGTGTAGAATTGGAAGAGCAGAAAGATTGGCAATGCTGTGGTGCTGTATTTCCATTAGGTTCAGATGAAATTGCTACAAAACTTTCTTCAGTAAGAAGTTTAGCTGCTTCTTATGCCAAGGGAGAGAAACTTGTGACTATATGTTCTGCATGTCATCATGTAATCAAAAGAACAAATGAAGAATTAAAATCTAATGAGGATATGAGAAGAAAAGTTAATAATTATCTGCAATTAGAAAACAACTACTCAGGAGAAGGTGAAGTAATTCACTATCTTGAAATGTTAAGAGATGAAATAGGATTTGATAAGATAGGAGAAAAAGTTGTGAATCCTCTTAATCGTAAAATTGCAGCTTATTATGGATGTATGCTTTTGAAGCCTAAAAAGGCAATGAACTTTGATGATCCAGAAAATCCATCAATAATAGAGAATTTTATAAAAGCACTTGGAGGAACTCCGGTACTTTACCCATATAGAACAGAATGCTGTGGAGCTTACCTTGCTGTAAATAATAAAGAGCTTACAGAAAAAATGAGCAGCAAGATAATAAAGTCAGCTTTAGATAATGGAGCAGAGGAAATAGTAACAGCTTGTCCTTTGTGCAAGTATAACTTGGAACTTAAAGATACAACATCAGTAAGTTATTTTTCAGAGATTTTAGCTGAAGCTTTAGGAGTTAAGTAA
- a CDS encoding 4Fe-4S dicluster domain-containing protein, whose translation MERDKVVFNKDKKDVFTIEEISKEKTANCMQCGKCSAGCPATDGMDILPHQVIRHLQMGDVETIKNSKTIWTCASCFTCASCCPRNVDLCKLMEAVRLTIVRKKGSSKLIPEDVPEIMSDKKMPQQAIVSAFRKYSK comes from the coding sequence TTGGAAAGAGATAAAGTAGTTTTCAATAAAGATAAAAAAGATGTATTTACAATAGAGGAAATCAGTAAGGAAAAAACAGCAAACTGTATGCAGTGTGGAAAATGTTCTGCTGGATGTCCTGCTACAGATGGAATGGATATACTTCCTCATCAGGTAATAAGACATCTGCAAATGGGAGACGTAGAAACAATAAAAAACAGTAAAACTATATGGACTTGTGCTTCTTGTTTTACTTGTGCTTCTTGTTGTCCTAGAAATGTAGATCTTTGTAAACTGATGGAAGCAGTTCGTCTAACTATTGTAAGAAAAAAAGGAAGCAGCAAGTTGATTCCAGAAGATGTACCAGAAATAATGTCAGATAAAAAGATGCCGCAGCAAGCTATTGTCAGTGCATTTCGTAAATATAGTAAATAA
- a CDS encoding CoB--CoM heterodisulfide reductase iron-sulfur subunit A family protein, whose protein sequence is MQRVGVFVCWCGNNIAGTVDVERVSEVAKDIPGVVYSTNYQYMCSEIGQNLLKDAIKEYNLDRVVVASCSPRMHETTFRNAAAKAGLNPYLVEIANIREHCSWVHKDKEQGTEKAIALVKAAVAKAILNAPLVSGESGVEKRALVIGGGIAGIQTAIDIADAGFKVDIVEKQPSIGGKMAQLDKTFPTLDCSACILTPKMVDASMHPNITLHTYSEIEAVNGYVGNFTVSIKKKARYVDMDKCTGCGICVEKCPSRKAGNEFEENLTKRGAIYKAFAQAVPNVPVIDSIQCIKMATGKCGICEKLCMAKAIDFSQKDEIIEEKYGAIVVATGYDLINLEKLGEYNYSHPNVITSLEFERLTNAAGPTHGKFLKPSDNTKPKKVVFVQCVGSRDTSDRGKPYCSKICCMYTAKHAMLLRDKYPDIEAYVFYIDVRTPGKNFDEFQRRAVEEYGVQYIKGMVGKVFPEGDKLMVNGVDALTGQTVVIDADMVVLAAATRAKDDAVALKRKLNISTDTNNFFTEAHPKLKPVETASAGIYLAGACQGPKDIPETVAQASAAAAKAIILLCKDKLVNNPCVSSVNTDLCSGCGQCAQMCPYDAISLKMTDIRDHGKVVRRLVATVNDALCQGCGGCTVSCRPGAIDLRGFSNKQIMAEVDAICRL, encoded by the coding sequence TTGCAAAGAGTTGGAGTTTTTGTTTGTTGGTGCGGGAATAATATAGCAGGTACTGTAGATGTAGAGAGAGTATCTGAAGTAGCAAAGGATATTCCTGGAGTAGTTTATTCAACAAATTATCAATATATGTGCTCTGAGATAGGGCAAAATTTATTAAAAGATGCTATAAAAGAATATAATTTAGATAGAGTAGTAGTTGCTTCATGTTCTCCTAGAATGCATGAAACAACATTTCGTAATGCAGCTGCAAAAGCTGGATTGAATCCATATCTTGTGGAGATAGCTAATATAAGAGAACACTGTTCATGGGTACATAAAGATAAAGAACAGGGAACAGAAAAAGCAATAGCACTTGTAAAAGCTGCTGTAGCAAAAGCTATTCTTAATGCTCCATTAGTATCAGGAGAAAGCGGAGTAGAAAAAAGAGCATTGGTAATTGGAGGGGGAATTGCAGGTATACAAACAGCTATTGATATAGCTGATGCTGGATTCAAAGTAGATATAGTTGAGAAGCAGCCAAGCATAGGTGGAAAAATGGCCCAATTAGATAAAACATTCCCTACACTTGATTGTTCAGCATGTATTTTAACACCTAAAATGGTTGATGCTTCTATGCATCCAAATATTACTTTGCATACATATAGTGAAATAGAAGCTGTAAATGGTTATGTAGGAAATTTTACAGTATCTATAAAGAAAAAAGCACGTTATGTAGATATGGACAAATGTACAGGTTGTGGAATCTGTGTTGAAAAATGTCCTTCAAGAAAAGCAGGAAACGAATTTGAAGAAAATCTGACTAAAAGAGGAGCTATATACAAAGCATTTGCACAGGCAGTACCAAATGTACCAGTAATTGATAGTATTCAATGTATAAAAATGGCAACTGGAAAATGTGGAATATGTGAAAAACTTTGTATGGCAAAAGCAATAGATTTTTCTCAAAAAGATGAAATTATTGAAGAGAAATATGGAGCTATAGTGGTTGCTACTGGATATGATCTTATCAATCTTGAGAAGTTAGGAGAATATAATTATTCTCATCCTAATGTAATAACTTCATTGGAATTTGAAAGACTTACAAATGCAGCAGGACCTACTCATGGAAAATTTCTTAAACCTTCAGATAATACAAAGCCTAAAAAAGTAGTTTTTGTACAATGTGTTGGTTCAAGAGATACAAGCGACAGAGGAAAACCTTACTGTTCAAAAATATGTTGTATGTATACAGCAAAACATGCAATGCTCCTTAGAGATAAATATCCAGATATTGAGGCATATGTATTCTATATAGATGTAAGAACACCTGGTAAAAACTTTGATGAATTTCAAAGAAGAGCAGTTGAAGAATATGGAGTTCAATATATCAAAGGTATGGTTGGAAAAGTATTCCCAGAAGGGGATAAATTAATGGTAAATGGTGTAGATGCCCTTACTGGGCAGACAGTTGTTATAGATGCTGATATGGTAGTATTGGCAGCAGCTACAAGAGCTAAAGATGATGCTGTAGCTTTAAAAAGAAAGCTTAACATAAGTACAGATACAAACAACTTCTTTACAGAGGCACATCCAAAACTTAAACCAGTGGAAACTGCTTCAGCAGGAATATATCTGGCAGGAGCTTGTCAAGGGCCTAAAGATATTCCTGAAACAGTAGCACAAGCCAGTGCAGCAGCAGCAAAGGCTATAATTCTCCTTTGTAAGGATAAACTGGTAAATAATCCTTGTGTATCTTCTGTAAATACTGATTTATGCAGTGGTTGCGGTCAATGTGCACAAATGTGTCCATATGATGCTATCTCTTTAAAAATGACAGATATTAGAGATCACGGAAAAGTTGTAAGAAGATTAGTGGCAACAGTAAATGATGCACTATGTCAAGGATGTGGAGGATGTACAGTATCTTGCCGTCCAGGAGCGATTGACCTTAGAGGATTCTCAAATAAACAAATTATGGCGGAGGTAGATGCAATATGTCGTCTGTAG
- a CDS encoding hydrogenase iron-sulfur subunit, whose amino-acid sequence MSSVEKVEKEEFKPLIVAFCCNWCSYAGADLAGTSRLNYPANVKIIRVPCSCRVNTNFIIRAFQKGADGVVIAGCHPGDCHYSTGNYYTRRRFSVFINLLEYMGIEKERFKIDWISAAEANKFATVMNEVLENVHKLGPNKKLRDGRWK is encoded by the coding sequence ATGTCGTCTGTAGAAAAAGTAGAAAAAGAAGAGTTCAAACCTTTGATAGTTGCATTCTGCTGTAACTGGTGCAGTTATGCAGGTGCAGACTTAGCAGGAACAAGCAGACTGAACTACCCTGCTAATGTAAAAATAATTCGTGTTCCTTGCTCTTGCAGAGTAAATACTAACTTTATAATTCGTGCATTCCAGAAGGGTGCAGATGGAGTGGTTATTGCAGGATGCCATCCAGGAGACTGTCACTACTCAACAGGAAACTATTACACAAGACGTCGTTTCTCTGTATTTATTAATCTTCTTGAATATATGGGAATAGAAAAAGAACGTTTTAAAATAGACTGGATATCAGCTGCAGAAGCAAATAAATTTGCTACAGTAATGAATGAAGTATTGGAAAACGTTCATAAACTTGGGCCAAATAAAAAGTTGAGGGATGGTAGATGGAAATAA
- a CDS encoding 4Fe-4S dicluster domain-containing protein has protein sequence MEIMTEKIREIAKEALSSNKVQMVIGWEKGDFSFESIPVFITDAEQTDKLVLDVYCINNLSKYLMEQTQKYEKIGIFLKGCDSLGLNQLLKDHRIDREKVYIWGVPCNGMVDSKNNKYTKCETCLHPTPVVYDELLGEEITSEIDSEERFREVKILENMTADERYEFWSNEFSRCIRCNACRNICPACSCVKCVFDNDEINVLGKANVAPENGFFHLTRAYHVAGNCVDCGECARICPAHIRLDLLNRKIIKDINETYGTWEAGLDSETPAPLVSYTLEDKDNFAVKKGGK, from the coding sequence ATGGAAATAATGACTGAAAAAATTAGAGAAATAGCTAAAGAAGCACTTTCAAGTAATAAAGTCCAAATGGTAATTGGTTGGGAAAAGGGAGACTTCTCATTTGAATCTATACCAGTTTTCATCACAGATGCAGAACAAACAGATAAACTTGTATTAGATGTTTACTGTATAAATAACCTAAGCAAATATCTTATGGAACAAACACAGAAATATGAAAAAATTGGAATATTTTTAAAAGGATGCGATTCATTAGGGTTAAACCAGTTATTAAAAGACCATAGAATAGACAGAGAAAAAGTTTATATATGGGGAGTTCCATGTAATGGAATGGTTGATTCTAAAAATAATAAATATACAAAATGTGAAACTTGTCTTCACCCTACTCCAGTAGTATATGATGAATTACTGGGAGAAGAGATAACTTCTGAAATTGATTCTGAAGAAAGATTCAGAGAAGTAAAAATACTTGAAAATATGACTGCTGATGAAAGATATGAATTCTGGAGCAATGAATTTTCAAGATGCATCAGATGTAATGCCTGTCGTAATATATGTCCAGCATGCAGCTGTGTAAAATGTGTATTTGACAATGATGAGATAAATGTTTTAGGAAAAGCTAATGTAGCTCCTGAAAATGGATTCTTTCACTTAACAAGAGCCTATCATGTAGCTGGGAACTGTGTAGACTGTGGAGAATGTGCAAGAATATGCCCTGCTCATATCAGACTTGATTTATTAAATAGAAAAATAATAAAAGATATTAATGAAACTTATGGAACATGGGAAGCAGGACTTGATTCTGAAACTCCAGCACCATTGGTATCATATACTCTAGAAGATAAAGATAATTTTGCAGTAAAAAAAGGAGGTAAATAA
- a CDS encoding 4Fe-4S dicluster domain-containing protein → MKKVLKSRLPELWEAINNNFDLFLPVENGTLVNFGSYSADKNVRLDVLKTNSSVKEFVFPQTETYLKFKNTRKKLELTPVNVEGREYVLFGVRNCDAASFKIMDNIFLREPVDTYYRAHRERGIIVTMACNSPEETCFCSGFGIDAAEASPASDIVTWDMGDYILWEAKTDKGEKLIAAVFSVLEDAEDVNVLETLKKEIKEKIESLPLKELNPKKITREQQELFDMEDFWGDISKKCLACGSCTFVCPTCHCYDVKDYDGGNSGERYRCWDSCMISDFTRMAHGNPRTNQLQRVRQRFMHKLVYYPKNHDGLYSCVGCGRCVEKCPVGLNIVRVIKRLGEE, encoded by the coding sequence ATGAAAAAAGTATTAAAAAGCAGATTGCCTGAATTATGGGAAGCTATTAATAATAATTTTGATTTATTTCTTCCTGTGGAAAATGGTACTCTTGTAAATTTTGGAAGCTATAGTGCTGATAAAAATGTAAGATTAGATGTACTTAAAACAAATTCATCTGTGAAAGAGTTTGTTTTTCCACAAACTGAAACATATTTAAAATTTAAGAATACAAGAAAAAAACTTGAACTGACACCAGTAAATGTAGAGGGAAGAGAGTATGTACTTTTTGGTGTGAGAAACTGTGATGCAGCAAGTTTTAAAATAATGGATAACATATTCTTGAGAGAGCCAGTGGATACATATTACAGAGCTCACAGAGAAAGAGGAATCATAGTAACTATGGCATGTAATTCACCAGAGGAAACTTGTTTCTGCAGCGGTTTTGGAATAGATGCAGCTGAAGCTTCACCAGCTTCTGATATAGTTACTTGGGATATGGGGGACTATATCTTATGGGAAGCTAAAACTGATAAGGGAGAAAAACTTATAGCTGCTGTATTTTCTGTACTTGAAGATGCTGAAGATGTAAATGTTCTTGAAACACTAAAAAAAGAAATCAAGGAAAAAATAGAATCTCTTCCTTTAAAGGAGCTTAATCCTAAAAAAATAACTAGAGAGCAGCAGGAACTTTTTGATATGGAAGACTTCTGGGGAGATATCAGTAAAAAGTGTCTGGCTTGTGGATCTTGTACATTTGTATGTCCAACTTGCCACTGTTATGATGTAAAAGATTATGATGGAGGAAATTCTGGAGAAAGATACAGATGCTGGGATTCTTGCATGATATCAGACTTTACTCGTATGGCTCATGGAAATCCAAGAACTAATCAGTTACAGAGAGTAAGACAGAGATTTATGCATAAACTTGTATATTATCCAAAAAATCATGATGGATTGTACTCATGTGTAGGATGTGGAAGATGTGTTGAAAAATGTCCTGTAGGATTAAATATAGTAAGAGTAATAAAAAGATTGGGGGAGGAATAA
- a CDS encoding FAD/NAD(P)-binding protein — translation MSCGCGCHDNDPLMPKVAIITNIRRDTPDVTTFRIESPEGGKPFDFMPGQCAMLSVPPIGEAIFSITSSPTVKDYMECSIKKCGIVTDYIHQLEEGAEIGIRGPYGNNFPVEEADVLKGKDLLFIAGGIGLAPLRSVINYVMDNRENYGKVDIVYGSRTPDDLVHQNDIFKVWPAQKDTNVHLTVDREFEGWDGHVGFVPNYVKELGLDNNKVALVCGPPIMIKFVLQGLEEIGFKKEQVFTTLELKMKCGVGKCGRCNIGDKYVCKDGPVFRCDEISELPNEY, via the coding sequence ATGAGTTGTGGTTGCGGATGTCATGATAATGACCCTTTAATGCCTAAAGTGGCAATAATAACGAATATCAGAAGAGATACTCCTGATGTTACTACATTTAGAATAGAGAGTCCAGAAGGGGGAAAACCTTTTGATTTCATGCCAGGTCAATGTGCTATGCTGTCAGTTCCTCCAATAGGAGAAGCAATATTCTCTATAACTTCATCTCCTACTGTAAAAGATTACATGGAGTGCAGTATAAAGAAATGTGGAATAGTAACTGATTATATACATCAGCTTGAAGAAGGGGCAGAAATTGGTATAAGAGGACCATATGGAAATAATTTTCCTGTAGAAGAAGCAGATGTATTAAAAGGCAAAGATTTATTATTCATAGCTGGAGGGATAGGACTTGCTCCCCTTCGTTCAGTTATTAACTATGTAATGGATAATAGAGAAAATTATGGAAAAGTTGATATCGTTTATGGATCACGTACTCCAGATGATTTAGTGCATCAAAATGATATTTTTAAAGTATGGCCTGCTCAGAAAGATACAAATGTGCATCTGACTGTAGACAGAGAATTTGAAGGATGGGATGGTCATGTTGGATTTGTACCAAACTATGTAAAAGAACTGGGACTTGATAATAATAAAGTTGCTCTTGTCTGCGGACCTCCAATCATGATTAAATTTGTACTTCAAGGTTTGGAAGAAATAGGATTTAAAAAAGAGCAGGTATTCACTACACTGGAGCTTAAAATGAAGTGTGGTGTAGGAAAATGCGGACGTTGTAACATTGGAGATAAATATGTATGTAAAGATGGTCCTGTATTTAGATGTGACGAAATTTCAGAACTTCCAAATGAATATTAA
- a CDS encoding 4Fe-4S dicluster domain-containing protein, which produces MTEKKMVDIYILGKKYTVPSTLTIMDSMEYAGYQLIRSCGCRSGFCGACATVYRVKGESELKVTLACQSEVEDGMYLTQIPFFPGKKAVYDMDKVEASADTMVENYPEIYKCIGCNACTKGCSQGINVMQYIAYAQRGEFEKCAHESFDCVGCGICASKCPAGITHYNVGLLARRITGKHIAPKSKHLIERVEEINAGKLDAELDEMMNKSIDELKDLYNHRDITK; this is translated from the coding sequence ATGACTGAAAAGAAAATGGTTGATATATATATATTAGGTAAAAAATATACTGTACCTTCAACTTTAACAATAATGGATTCTATGGAGTATGCAGGATATCAGCTTATCAGAAGCTGCGGATGCAGATCAGGATTCTGTGGAGCATGTGCCACTGTATACAGAGTAAAAGGTGAAAGTGAACTTAAAGTAACACTTGCTTGTCAAAGTGAAGTGGAAGATGGAATGTATCTTACTCAAATTCCTTTTTTCCCAGGAAAGAAAGCAGTATATGATATGGATAAAGTAGAAGCATCTGCTGATACTATGGTAGAAAATTATCCTGAAATCTATAAATGTATAGGATGTAATGCTTGTACAAAAGGATGTTCTCAAGGAATCAATGTAATGCAGTATATTGCATATGCACAGAGAGGAGAATTTGAGAAATGTGCTCATGAATCATTTGACTGTGTAGGATGCGGAATATGTGCATCAAAATGCCCTGCTGGAATAACTCATTACAATGTAGGACTTTTAGCTCGTCGTATTACTGGAAAACATATAGCTCCTAAGAGTAAACATTTAATTGAAAGAGTTGAAGAAATCAATGCTGGAAAATTAGATGCAGAATTAGATGAAATGATGAATAAAAGTATAGATGAACTTAAAGATCTATACAATCACAGAGATATCACTAAATAG
- a CDS encoding FAD-binding protein: MYTAEMRELIKKVEATRPSRMGHDFPRLSPEAKLEILKNNHPDYVESGFRALDLGVNAGAKVPQELADLIEAKSRVELDKVNLNKIDYDVDVLIIGAGGAGAAAALEAHNAGAKVMIATKLRFGDANTMMAEGGIQAADKPDDSPARHYLDVLGGGHFTNIPELAKALVHDAPGAIQWLNELGVMFDKEEDGSMHTQHGGGTSRKRMHAAADYSGAEIMRVLRDEVRNKGVEVIEFSPAVELIKDTDGKVAGAVLYNLETKEYSVAKAKTVILATGGAGRLHYHGFPTSNHYGATADGLILGYRVGAELAFADTIQYHPTGVAFPSQIFGALVTEKVRGLGATPLNIDGEQFVYHLETRDIEASAIINECNVKGKGIPTPTGEVGVWLDTPLIDMIHGEGTLEKRLPAMFRMFEKFGIDMRKEPILIYPTLHYQNGGLLINDKGETKIENLFVAGECAGGIHGRNRLMGNSLLDIIVFGRRAGKSAGAKSKEVEVKDLTLKHIDEYHEALKASGVETDRVSPMLLPRYRHGADK; this comes from the coding sequence ATGTATACGGCAGAAATGAGAGAATTAATAAAAAAGGTTGAGGCAACTCGTCCAAGCAGAATGGGACATGATTTTCCAAGATTGTCTCCAGAAGCTAAATTAGAAATATTAAAAAATAATCACCCAGACTATGTGGAAAGCGGATTCAGAGCACTTGATCTTGGAGTAAATGCAGGAGCTAAAGTACCTCAGGAATTAGCTGACTTGATTGAAGCAAAAAGTAGAGTGGAATTAGATAAAGTAAATCTTAATAAAATTGATTATGATGTGGATGTTCTTATAATCGGAGCAGGAGGAGCAGGAGCCGCAGCAGCATTAGAAGCACATAATGCAGGAGCTAAAGTAATGATAGCTACTAAACTTCGTTTTGGAGATGCCAACACTATGATGGCTGAAGGAGGAATTCAAGCTGCTGACAAACCAGATGATTCCCCTGCAAGACATTATCTTGATGTATTAGGTGGAGGACATTTCACAAATATTCCTGAACTTGCAAAAGCATTAGTTCATGATGCTCCAGGAGCTATTCAATGGCTTAACGAACTGGGAGTAATGTTTGATAAAGAAGAAGATGGAAGTATGCATACTCAACATGGTGGAGGAACTTCAAGAAAAAGAATGCATGCTGCTGCTGATTACAGTGGAGCAGAAATAATGCGTGTACTTAGAGATGAAGTAAGAAATAAAGGTGTAGAGGTTATAGAATTTTCACCAGCTGTAGAACTTATAAAAGATACAGATGGAAAAGTAGCAGGAGCAGTATTATATAATCTTGAAACTAAAGAATATTCAGTAGCAAAAGCTAAAACTGTAATACTTGCTACTGGTGGAGCAGGAAGACTTCACTATCATGGTTTCCCTACTTCTAATCACTATGGAGCAACAGCTGATGGATTAATATTAGGTTACAGAGTAGGAGCAGAACTTGCTTTTGCTGATACTATCCAGTATCACCCTACAGGAGTTGCATTCCCATCTCAGATATTTGGTGCATTAGTTACTGAAAAGGTAAGAGGACTTGGAGCTACGCCTCTTAATATAGATGGAGAGCAATTTGTATATCATTTAGAGACAAGAGATATAGAAGCCTCAGCTATTATCAATGAATGTAATGTAAAAGGTAAAGGAATCCCTACACCAACTGGAGAAGTTGGAGTATGGCTGGACACTCCATTGATTGATATGATACATGGAGAGGGAACACTGGAAAAAAGACTTCCTGCAATGTTTAGAATGTTTGAAAAATTTGGAATAGATATGAGAAAAGAACCAATCCTTATTTATCCAACACTTCATTATCAAAATGGGGGACTTCTAATTAATGATAAAGGTGAAACTAAAATAGAAAATCTATTTGTAGCTGGAGAATGTGCTGGAGGTATCCACGGAAGAAACAGACTTATGGGGAACTCATTATTGGATATAATAGTGTTTGGTCGTAGAGCTGGTAAGAGTGCTGGAGCTAAAAGCAAAGAGGTTGAAGTAAAAGATTTAACATTAAAACATATAGATGAATATCATGAAGCATTAAAGGCAAGTGGAGTAGAGACTGACAGAGTATCTCCAATGCTGCTTCCTCGTTACAGACATGGTGCAGATAAGTAA
- the dcuC gene encoding C4-dicarboxylate transporter DcuC — protein sequence MNFIVAILVIVAVGYLIVKKYYAQGVLLLGGAILLLAAVVFNGTPILAKGGTGSLYLDVFAQLKANFIKTTGSLGIAIMIVSAFAKYMDHIGASKALVKVAIKPLQKLNSPYIVLALSYVVGQILNIFIPSASGLGVLLMVTVYPIVVSLGVSPLAATAVIGTSACLDLGPASGNAVLASKTAEMDAALYFVDYQIPVAIVTVIVITVIHYFVNKSMDRKMDLAEKAKEEAEFEKEMNAEGKVPGFYALLPIIPLIIILMFSPLTGSSIKVDVVEAMFMSIALSMLIEGIRRKAFKSTLAELKIVFTAMGSQFANVITLIVAGEFFALGLTRIGVISALIDSTKSAGLGPQPMILVMTAIIAISSILMGSGNAPFFAFAALAPAVAASVDLNPIVMLMPMQLAAGIARSISPITAVIVAVAGISGVSPFDVVKRTAAPMIGGLLAVLITNMILFG from the coding sequence ATGAATTTTATAGTTGCAATTTTGGTAATAGTGGCAGTTGGATATCTTATTGTTAAAAAGTATTATGCACAGGGTGTATTATTACTTGGGGGAGCTATACTTTTATTAGCTGCTGTGGTTTTTAATGGAACTCCTATTCTTGCAAAAGGGGGAACAGGATCACTTTATCTTGATGTATTTGCTCAGTTAAAAGCTAATTTTATCAAAACTACTGGAAGTCTTGGAATAGCTATCATGATAGTATCAGCATTTGCTAAATACATGGACCATATAGGAGCAAGTAAAGCTCTTGTAAAAGTTGCTATAAAGCCTTTACAAAAACTTAACTCTCCGTATATAGTACTTGCATTATCATATGTAGTGGGACAGATACTTAATATCTTCATCCCAAGTGCATCTGGACTTGGAGTTCTTCTAATGGTAACAGTATATCCTATTGTTGTATCTCTTGGAGTATCACCTCTGGCAGCTACAGCAGTAATAGGAACATCAGCTTGTCTGGATCTGGGACCTGCATCAGGAAATGCCGTTCTTGCTTCTAAGACTGCTGAGATGGATGCAGCTCTGTACTTTGTTGATTATCAAATACCAGTAGCAATTGTTACAGTAATTGTTATCACAGTTATTCATTACTTTGTAAATAAATCTATGGATAGAAAAATGGATCTGGCAGAAAAAGCAAAGGAAGAAGCTGAATTTGAAAAAGAAATGAATGCAGAAGGAAAAGTTCCTGGATTCTATGCTCTTTTACCTATTATTCCATTGATTATAATACTTATGTTCAGTCCATTAACTGGAAGCAGCATCAAAGTAGATGTTGTAGAAGCTATGTTTATGAGTATTGCTTTGAGTATGCTTATTGAAGGTATCAGAAGAAAAGCTTTCAAGAGTACTCTTGCTGAATTGAAAATAGTATTTACAGCAATGGGAAGCCAGTTTGCCAATGTTATCACTCTGATTGTAGCTGGAGAATTCTTTGCCCTTGGACTTACAAGAATAGGAGTTATCTCAGCTCTTATTGATTCAACTAAATCAGCAGGACTTGGACCTCAGCCAATGATTTTGGTTATGACTGCTATAATAGCAATTTCTTCTATCCTTATGGGATCAGGAAATGCTCCATTCTTCGCATTTGCTGCGTTAGCACCAGCAGTGGCAGCTTCAGTTGATCTTAATCCAATTGTTATGTTAATGCCAATGCAGCTGGCAGCTGGAATAGCAAGAAGTATTTCTCCTATTACTGCAGTTATAGTTGCAGTTGCAGGAATTTCAGGAGTGTCTCCATTTGATGTTGTAAAAAGAACAGCAGCTCCAATGATTGGAGGACTTTTAGCAGTTCTTATCACTAACATGATTCTATTTGGATAA